In one Juglans regia cultivar Chandler chromosome 11, Walnut 2.0, whole genome shotgun sequence genomic region, the following are encoded:
- the LOC109009543 gene encoding AIG2-like protein D codes for MSGSFASGAGIGVGAQSQSPVLHNVFVYGSLLADDVVKVLLKRVPTSSSAILHGFHRFSIKGRVYPAILPVENKKVTGKVLSGITNPELDILDAFEDVEYERRTVEVSLMDISEKLQAHTYVWSDKNDPDLYGDWVFEEWKQVHMDDFIKMTSGFVEELELPESKPRVATYESFY; via the exons atgagtggGAGCTTTGCGAGCGGGGCCggaatcggagtcggagcccagtcTCAGTCTCCGGTCCTTCACAACGTCTTCGTGTACGGCAGCCTCCTGGCAGACGACGTTGTTAAGGTGCTTCTGAAACGAGTACCTACATCATCCTCTGCCATCCTCCACGGCTt TCATAGATTTAGCATCAAAGGACGTGTTTATCCGGCTATTTTACCTGTGGAGAATAAGAAAGTTACGGGAAAG GTCTTGTCTGGAATCACAAATCCTGAATTGGATATTTTAGATGCTTTTGAGGATGTTGAGTATGAAAGGAGAACTGTTGAGGTTTCCTTGATG GATATTTCTGAGAAGTTACAAGCTCACACATATGTATGGAGTGACAAAAATGATCCAGACTTGTACGGAGATTGGGTTTTTGAG gAATGGAAACAAGTGCACATGGATGATTTTATCAAGATGACATCTGGGTTTGTGGAAGAGTTGGAGCTACCTGAATCAAAGCCAAGAGTTGCCACATACGAATCCTTCTATTAG
- the LOC109009542 gene encoding proteasome subunit beta type-6, giving the protein MDLNKMDLNAPHSMGTTIIGVTYNGGVVLGADSRTSTGVYVANRASDKITQLTDNVYVCRSGSAADSQIVSDYVRYFLHQHTIQLGQPATVKVAANLVRLISYNNKNMLQTGLIVGGWDKYEGGKIYGIPLGGTIIEQPFAIGGSGSSYLYGFFDQAWKEGMTKDEAEQLVVKAVSLAIARDGASGGVVRTVIINSEGVTRNFYPGDKLPLWHEELEPQNSLLDILNTTSPEPMNI; this is encoded by the exons ATGGATCTTAACAAAATGGATCTAAATGCCCCTCATTCCATGGGCACGACCATCATCGGCGTCACTTACAACGGAGGAGTTGTTCTCGGAGCCGACTCTCGGACCAGCACTG GAGTATATGTTGCTAACCGCGCGTCGGACAAGATTACGCAGCTAACCGATAATGTCTATGTTTGTCGCTCGGGATCG GCTGCAGATTCACAGATTGTTTCTGACTATGTGCGTTACTTTCTTCATCAACACAC GATACAGTTAGGGCAACCTGCAACTGTCAAGGTTGCTGCAAACCTTGTCAGGCTGATATCCTATAATAACAAG AACATGTTACAAACTGGCCTAATTGTTGGTGGGTGGGACAAGTATGAAGGCGGTAAAATTTATGGAATTCCTCTCGGTGGAACAATAATAGAGCAGCCATTTGCAATTGGAG GATCTGGCTCTAGTTACTTGTATGGGTTTTTTGATCAAGCATGGAAGGAAGGAATGACCAAGGATGAAGCTGAG CAATTAGTGGTGAAGGCAGTTTCCCTTGCCATTGCTCGAGATGGTGCTAGTGGCGGTGTTGTTCGCACGGTCATT ATAAATTCTGAGGGTGTGACAAGAAACTTCTACCCTGGCGACAAACTTCCGTTGTGGCACGAGGAATTGGAGCCTCAGAATTCACTGCTGGACATACTGAACACTACTAGCCCCGAGCCAATGAATATATAA
- the LOC109009548 gene encoding gamma-glutamylcyclotransferase 2-1-like, with product MVFWVFGYGSLVWNPGFEYDEKVIGFIKDYRRVFDLACIDHRGTPECPARTCTLEQKEGAVCWGAAYCVRGSPESERMAMEYLERRECEYDGKALVNFYREGDSLQPALTGVIVFTSTPDKESNKYYLGPAPLEEMARQIATAFGPCGNNRDYLFLLEKAMSDIGHEDDMVIELANEVRKVLGIVGKEVLKERKLVGPSHIPLKSHIPTLQLHPLPEAIAMDS from the exons ATGGTATTCTGGGTTTTTGGCTATGGTTCACTTGTGTGGAACCCAGGATTCGAGTACGATGAGAAAGTGATAGGCTTCATCAAGGACTATAGGCGTGTATTTGATCTTG CGTGCATTGATCATAGGGGTACACCTGAATGCCCTGCTCGAACTTGCACATTGGAGCAGAAAGAAGGAGCCGTATGC TGGGGCGCTGCGTATTGTGTTCGGGGAAGTCCTGAAAGTGAAAGAATGGCAATGGag TATTTGGAGCGGAGGGAATGTGAATATGATGGAAAGGCTCTTGTAAACTTCTACAGG GAAGGGGATTCCTTGCAGCCTGCTTTAACAGGAGTTATAGT GTTCACATCCACTCCAGACAAAGAATCAAATAAGTATTACCTGGGGCCAGCTCCTTTAGAGGAAATGGCCAG GCAAATTGCAACTGCTTTTGGGCCTTGTGGAAATAATAGAGACTACCTTTTCCTGTTAGAGAAGGCCATGTCTGATATTG GCCATGAGGATGATATGGTGATAGAACTTGCTAATGAGGTGCGGAAAGTGCTTGGGATTGTAGGGAAAGAGGTTCTAAAGGAGAGGAAGTTGGTTGGACCATCCCACATACCCCTCAAGTCCCACATTCCCACCCTTCAACTGCATCCTCTTCCAGAAGCAATTGCCATGGACTCCTAA
- the LOC109009545 gene encoding uncharacterized protein LOC109009545: MYMLTLFRSQSPQPKPNPMNSSTTSPDPHIEVNFTSSCRTPSPNEPNDSNAVPLLLQPSYARSKSLIFDELRNFRISLRWCALDHSSCIGKSVSYFTFIFFTILVPFVMACFSVRVPAAASTDDPISFNKLVQLPESGLAAIAFFTLSGFFHRYGLRQLLLLEGLQEDSLYVQRGYKRELDKAFRYLAIILLPSFFVELVHKIIFFSTVRISFPYVSASVALNCIVLVLVLVSWVYRTGLFLLVCVLFRLTCELQILRFEGFQKMFEGCESDCGVIFKEHARIRKQLLVTSHRYRLFIIACMVTITVSQFVALLLVLASKSEKTFFNSGDLVVCSAAQLSGFLLCLLGAARITHRAQGIVSVATRWHMVVTCASTGSNQGKGRQTISDQAEDCVRVSKCDHSDSESSEIFVSISPALVHEDPASLSQTRQALVTYLQHNNGGITLFGFALDRGLLHTLFAFEFSLMLWILSKVVVLS, translated from the exons ATGTACATGCTCACACTCTTCCGATCCCAATCTCCTCAACCAAAACCCAACCCCATGAACTCATCCACCACCTCCCCTGACCCCCATATAGAGGTCAACTTCACCTCCAGCTGCCGCACCCCCTCACCCAATGAACCAAACGACTCCAACGCCGTCCCCTTACTCCTCCAGCCCTCATACGCCAGATCAAAATCTTTGATCTTCGACGAGCTACGCAACTTCCGCATAAGCCTCAGATGGTGCGCCCTCGACCACTCTTCCTGTATTGGAAAATCCGTTTCCTACTTCACATTTATATTCTTCACCATCCTGGTTCCGTTTGTCATGGCCTGCTTCTCCGTCCGAGTCCCAGCCGCAGCCTCAACCGATGACCCCATCTCTTTCAACAAGCTTGTCCAACTTCCCGAGTCAGGGCTAGCCGCCATTGCCTTCTTCACACTCTCCGGGTTCTTCCATAG GTACGGCCTCCGCCAACTGCTGTTGCTTGAGGGCTTGCAGGAAGATTCTTTATACGTACAGCGAGGATACAAGCGCGAGCTTGACAAGGCGTTCCGCTACCTAGCAATCATACTTCTACCGTCGTTTTTCGTCGAACTCGttcataaaatcatatttttctccaCCGTGAGAATATCATTTCCATATGTCAGTGCAAGCGTGGCATTGAATTGCATCGTGCTCGTTTTGGTTTTGGTCTCGTGGGTTTATCGGACGGGGCTGTTCTTGCTGGTTTGTGTTTTGTTTCGGCTTACTTGCGAGCTTCAAATACTAAGGTTTGAAGGATTTCAAAAGATGTTCGAGGGGTGTGAGTCCGACTGCGGTGTGATATTTAAGGAACATGCGAGAATAAGGAAGCAGTTGTTGGTGACGAGCCACAGGTATCGGTTATTCATAATTGCGTGCATGGTTACCATCACCGTGAGTCAGTTTGTAGCCCTGCTGCTGGTTTTGGCATCGAAATCTGAGAAGACTTTCTTTAATTCCGGCGACCTTGTG GTTTGCTCAGCTGCTCAGCTCAGTGGGTTCCTGTTGTGCCTACTTGGGGCAGCGAGAATCACGCATAGAGCTCAAGGGATTGTGTCTGTCGCAACTCGGTGGCACATGGTTGTGACTTGTGCATCTACTGGATCAAACCAAGGCAAAGGCCGTCAGACAATATCAGATCAGGCAGAGGATTGCGTCAGAGTATCTAAATGCGATCACAGCGATTCTGAGTCGTCCGAAATTTTCGTTTCGATTTCCCCTGCATTAGTACATGAAGACCCAGCTTCCTTATCACAAACCAGGCAAGCTTTAG tgacatacttgcaacacaACAATGGAGGGATCACACTGTTTGGTTTCGCGCTTGATCGCGGATTGCTTCACACACTGTTCGCATTTGAGTTCTCTCTGATGCTGTGGATACTAAGCAAAGTCGTTGTTTTGTCATGA
- the LOC109009424 gene encoding probable LRR receptor-like serine/threonine-protein kinase At4g31250, with the protein MAHNKARWLLMLLTTLIHLLAAPSGAAGDDAGVLIKFKSSLSKNDVLNGWNESIDICSGTGNKSNWAGLICTNGVLSGLRLENMSLTGIIDVDTLAELQTLRSLSFMNNSFDGLMPNMAKLGALKTLYLSHNRFSGEIKDDAFDGMNSLKKVYLARNEFMGKIPKSLAALPKLMELNLEGNRFEGKIPNFRSNGWKVFNLADNQLEGRIPKSLSKMNSSSFVGNKDLCGLPLEPCKASRKHYIVIIIILAIAVVALAAMGVFLYARGRRLQKTKRKMAQEIKGYKNSGEAAEAYDVGRKEAQSPDLPGEYKRGEQGKLYFVRNDRVMFDLQDLLRASAEVLGSGSFGSSYKAVLLSGPAMVVKRFRQMNKVGKEEFHDHMRRLGSLSHPNVLPLVAFYYTKEEKLLISDYVQNGSLASHLHARRAPGQPGLDWPARLKIIKGVARGLAYLHREFPNLTLPHGHLKSSNVLLDHTFMPLLSDFALVPVVNKEHAQQYMAAYKSPEFTQRDRTAQKTDVWCLGILILELLTGKFPANYLKHGKGENPDLASWVNSVVREEWTGEVFDYDMKGTKNSEEEMLKLLKVGMCCCEGDVDRRWELREALEKIEDLKERDNEDDNYSSNASEGDMYSSRGMTEEDFSFLS; encoded by the exons atggCTCACAACAAAGCACGTTGGCTTTTGATGCTGCTGACCACGTTAATACATTTACTTGCGGCACCGTCCGGTGCTGCTGGTGACGATGCAGGAGTGCTGATCAAATTCAAGAGCTCCTTGTCAAAAAACGACGTGCTTAACGGCTGGAATGAATCGATCGATATTTGCAGTGGTACTGGAAACAAGAGTAATTGGGCCGGCTTGATATGCACCAACGGGGTCTTATCGGGGCTGCGGCTGGAGAACATGAGTCTCACGGGCATCATCGACGTAGACACGCTGGCGGAGTTGCAAACTTTGCGGAGTTTGAGCTTCATGAACAATAGCTTCGACGGTCTGATGCCTAACATGGCGAAACTCGGTGCACTAAAGACATTGTATTTGTCCCACAACCGATTCTCCGGCGAAATTAAGGATGATGCTTTTGACGGCATGAACTCTTTAAAGAAAGTTTATTTGGCACGAAACGAATTTATGGGTAAAATTCCCAAGTCCCTCGCTGCGTTGCCTAAGCTCATGGAGTTGAACCTCGAGGGCAACCGATTTGAGGGAAAGATACCGAATTTTCGATCAAACGGGTGGAAAGTATTCAATCTAGCAGACAACCAACTTGAGGGTCGGATACCAAAAAGTTTAAGCAAGATGAATTCTAGTTCTTTTGTGG GCAACAAAGACCTATGCGGACTGCCTCTGGAGCCATGCAAGGCCTCAAGGAAGCACTACATCGTAATAATCATCATCTTAGCTATCGCCGTGGTCGCATTAGCAGCAATGGGCGTATTTTTGTACGCACGTGGCCGCCGACTTCAAAAAACAAAGAGGAAAATGGCCCAAGAAATAAAAGGCTACAAGAACTCTGGTGAAGCGGCTGAAGCCTATGATGTTGGCCGGAAAGAGGCCCAATCACCCGACCTCCCCGGCGAGTACAAAAGGGGTGAACAAGGAAAGTTGTACTTCGTGAGAAATGACAGAGTGATGTTTGATTTACAAGACCTACTTAGAGCCTCGGCCGAAGTATTGGGGAGTGGGAGTTTTGGGTCCTCTTACAAGGCTGTTCTTTTGAGTGGGCCCGCTATGGTTGTGAAGAGGTTTAGGCAAATGAACAAGGTAGGGAAGGAAGAGTTTCATGACCACATGAGACGGCTTGGGAGTTTGTCCCATCCTAATGTGCTTCCCCTTGTAGCCTTTTACTATACCAAAGAAGAAAAGCTTCTAATTTCAGACTATGTCCAAAACGGCAGCCTCGCTAGTCATCTCCATG caagacgtgCACCCGGGCAGCCAGGGCTTGATTGGCCAGCTCGGCTAAAGATCATCAAAGGAGTAGCCAGGGGTTTGGCTTACCTCCACAGAGAGTTCCCTAACCTAACCCTACCCCATGGTCACCTAAAATCCTCCAATGTGCTTCTGGACCACACGTTCATGCCTCTGTTGTCGGACTTCGCTCTCGTCCCAGTGGTCAACAAAGAGCATGCACAACAATACATGGCGGCGTACAAATCTCCGGAGTTCACACAACGGGACCGTACTGCCCAAAAGACCGACGTGTGGTGCCTAGGGATTCTCATTCTTGAGCTTTTAACTGGAAAATTCCCTGCAAACTATCTAAAACATGGGAAGGGAGAGAACCCGGATTTGGCATCGTGGGTGAACTCAGTTGTGAGGGAAGAGTGGACGGGCGAGGTGTTTGATTATGACATGAAGGGAACCAAAAACAGCGAGGAAGAAATGCTAAAGCTCTTGAAGGTTGGAATGTGCTGCTGTGAGGGGGATGTGGATAGGAGGTGGGAGTTGAGGGAGGCTCTGGAgaagattgaagatttgaaggaGAGGGACAATGAGGATGACAACTATTCTTCCAATGCCAGTGAAGGAGACATGTACTCCTCCAGGGGAATGACTGAGGAAGACTTCTCCTTTCtcagttaa